A window from Leptothermofonsia sichuanensis E412 encodes these proteins:
- a CDS encoding Uma2 family endonuclease, whose translation MTQTLDRPKDQRLVHSGISWQQFKTIQTGFADSPGIRLFYYRGEIEILAVSQDHEIFSGLIALLLGIYLVEKEIEFSPTGSFTQEKEGEASVQADQSYLIGKTTGTIPDLSIEVVFTSGNENKLNRYQALGVLEVWFWEDGLFRLYHLRNTGYELIDRSEVLPGLDINLLTRCLLMASRVEAAREFRQALSQ comes from the coding sequence ATGACCCAAACCTTAGATAGACCTAAAGACCAACGCCTAGTTCACTCTGGGATTAGCTGGCAGCAATTCAAAACAATTCAGACTGGGTTTGCTGATTCTCCAGGTATCAGGCTGTTCTATTACAGAGGGGAAATAGAAATCCTGGCTGTCTCACAAGACCACGAAATCTTTAGTGGTTTAATCGCTCTGTTGCTGGGGATCTATTTGGTCGAAAAAGAAATTGAATTTAGCCCGACAGGCAGTTTTACTCAAGAAAAAGAAGGAGAAGCCTCTGTACAAGCAGATCAGTCTTATCTGATTGGTAAAACCACTGGCACTATTCCAGACCTTTCTATTGAAGTGGTGTTTACCAGTGGAAACGAAAACAAGTTGAATCGCTATCAGGCGTTGGGTGTGCTTGAAGTTTGGTTCTGGGAAGATGGCTTGTTCAGGCTATACCACCTGCGTAACACTGGCTACGAACTAATTGATCGTTCTGAGGTTTTGCCTGGGCTGGATATCAACCTTTTAACTCGTTGCCTGTTAATGGCTTCCAGGGTTGAAGCTGCCAGGGAGTTCAGACAGGCTCTTTCTCAGTAG
- a CDS encoding IS630 family transposase: MSQYARQVIQEERPIRYFAQDESRFGLKTLIGRLITACGIKPIGQWLWLFKAFWLYGAVEPATGESFFLQFSHVDTACYQAFLEEFSKAYPDSLNILQVDNGRFHSSKDLVVPENVILLFQPAYCPELNPIERLWEYLKADLKWASFKTLEQLQAKVDQLLAQLTPEVIASITGYSFILNALSALNPI, encoded by the coding sequence TTGAGCCAGTATGCTCGGCAAGTCATCCAGGAGGAGCGTCCTATCCGTTATTTTGCTCAGGATGAAAGTCGCTTTGGACTCAAAACCCTGATTGGGCGCTTGATTACTGCTTGTGGTATCAAACCGATTGGGCAATGGCTATGGTTGTTCAAAGCGTTTTGGCTCTATGGGGCCGTCGAACCAGCAACCGGAGAGTCGTTTTTCTTGCAATTCTCCCATGTGGATACTGCTTGCTATCAAGCGTTCCTCGAGGAGTTCTCCAAAGCCTACCCCGATAGTCTCAACATTCTACAAGTGGATAACGGGCGTTTTCACAGCAGTAAAGATTTAGTGGTGCCAGAGAATGTGATTTTATTGTTTCAACCTGCTTACTGCCCAGAGTTAAATCCGATTGAAAGGTTGTGGGAATACCTCAAGGCAGATTTGAAGTGGGCTTCGTTCAAAACGCTAGAGCAACTCCAAGCGAAGGTCGATCAACTCCTGGCTCAATTGACTCCAGAAGTTATTGCTTCGATCACAGGATATTCCTTCATCCTGAATGCCCTATCTGCCCTGAACCCCATTTAA
- a CDS encoding eCIS core domain-containing protein: protein MRTLTTQQPSRDFFPHRRSESSYPSVQSKLRLSTVVADSTPLQRKPDCACGGGCPRCQEQALLQTKLKISEPGDAYEQEADRIADEIVQMPEPSMQRQIKPEEEIEENLAQRKATGSLTPFSSGPSLSGASPIVHEAINSPSHPLDPETRSFMESRFGYDFSPVRLHTGAKATQSAHAMGALAYTLSHHIVFDAEHYAPETAQGRRLLAHELVHVLQQSSLLPGNEAWDVTPGAEQLQRAIPQGLVVAAGIIAAAAACAYPWYRYAMNHYARKTDKWRHCYVSCQMSKTCGPILTELAGLGKELGDRAKAAYCGEDQTSWICRGGHGDFLDSLRDLAANQTCIAWETILVGPLARLWRQSCFDCCNASGL, encoded by the coding sequence ATGAGAACTCTAACGACTCAACAACCTTCCAGAGATTTCTTCCCACACAGGCGAAGTGAGTCGAGTTATCCATCCGTCCAGAGTAAGCTCAGACTTTCAACCGTTGTAGCAGATTCAACTCCACTTCAGCGGAAACCAGATTGCGCCTGTGGTGGTGGCTGTCCCCGCTGCCAGGAACAAGCCTTGCTACAAACCAAACTCAAAATTAGCGAACCGGGAGATGCATACGAACAAGAAGCAGACCGGATCGCGGACGAAATCGTGCAAATGCCAGAGCCTTCTATGCAGCGCCAGATTAAGCCAGAGGAAGAAATAGAAGAGAATCTGGCTCAGAGAAAAGCGACGGGCAGCCTGACTCCCTTCAGTTCAGGACCCTCTCTCTCTGGAGCCTCGCCCATTGTTCATGAAGCGATCAACTCTCCCAGTCATCCACTCGACCCTGAAACTCGTTCGTTTATGGAATCTCGTTTTGGGTATGACTTTAGCCCGGTACGGCTTCATACAGGGGCAAAGGCAACTCAATCTGCACACGCCATGGGGGCATTAGCCTATACGCTGAGCCACCATATTGTCTTTGACGCTGAGCATTATGCACCTGAAACGGCACAGGGGCGTCGTTTGCTTGCCCATGAGCTGGTCCATGTATTACAGCAAAGTTCCCTGCTACCGGGGAATGAAGCATGGGATGTCACCCCTGGGGCGGAGCAGTTGCAGCGAGCCATTCCTCAGGGGTTGGTAGTAGCGGCTGGTATCATTGCGGCGGCAGCAGCCTGTGCTTATCCCTGGTATCGATACGCGATGAACCATTACGCCCGCAAAACCGACAAGTGGCGTCACTGCTATGTATCCTGTCAAATGAGTAAAACCTGTGGTCCCATTCTCACAGAACTAGCTGGTCTTGGTAAGGAACTGGGCGATCGGGCTAAAGCGGCCTACTGCGGTGAAGACCAGACATCCTGGATATGTCGAGGTGGTCATGGAGATTTTCTGGATAGCCTGCGCGACTTAGCCGCCAACCAGACCTGCATTGCCTGGGAAACTATCCTTGTTGGCCCCCTTGCCAGGCTCTGGCGTCAGAGTTGCTTTGACTGCTGTAATGCATCTGGCCTGTAA
- a CDS encoding PRC-barrel domain-containing protein: MTTQAEVVRQSELLHQLVINRDTMEELGRVEVLWIYPLSHRVLGFVCKSGLLSSKKQAFKLSQVSALGTNGVLTHSPPEETDADKVSKLETMINCEVWSDSGKKIGKITDFIFNLRTGEISKYLLVSSGLGMVTGEIYELFPSQILSIGRRRVLVPEYALKGLSIYRAGIKQKLTQAGEFLKEEKEQVTQELRTLTQRAQETTQQTRGRLWNLTEQLKERAQSISQGAKEKIHSLSEHLKEESHTLVDQARERSHDWLEHMREQTQTFSEQVEDGIQTLTVQAREILDSDEEGDGDSNQPRSSMHSEDPEDFFDALFKDDEELDTPSVPAPPPTPSKTPSNTVEVASPAPSPSDTVFPSSRASTANAGETADSFFEDLWDDPPAPPPPTIETPAKLVEPNPEVTDPPLPDPVIPDSVNSISVDDDDEHWV; the protein is encoded by the coding sequence ATGACCACCCAAGCAGAGGTTGTTCGCCAGAGTGAGCTACTCCATCAGCTCGTCATCAACCGCGACACTATGGAAGAACTGGGGCGGGTTGAGGTGTTGTGGATATACCCACTATCCCATCGAGTCCTGGGATTTGTCTGTAAGTCTGGTTTATTAAGCTCAAAGAAACAGGCCTTTAAACTTTCCCAGGTGAGTGCTCTCGGCACAAATGGGGTTCTGACCCATTCTCCACCTGAGGAGACAGACGCAGACAAAGTCTCCAAGCTGGAAACCATGATTAACTGCGAAGTTTGGAGTGACTCTGGCAAAAAGATTGGCAAAATTACCGACTTCATTTTCAATCTGCGAACTGGAGAAATTTCTAAATACCTCCTGGTTTCAAGTGGCTTGGGGATGGTAACAGGCGAAATTTATGAACTGTTCCCCAGTCAGATTTTAAGTATTGGACGCAGACGGGTTCTTGTACCTGAGTATGCCCTGAAGGGGCTTTCCATATACCGGGCTGGAATCAAGCAAAAGCTGACACAGGCTGGAGAGTTTCTCAAGGAAGAGAAAGAACAGGTCACTCAAGAGCTGAGAACCCTTACCCAACGCGCTCAGGAAACCACTCAACAGACCAGAGGACGACTCTGGAATTTGACTGAGCAGTTGAAAGAACGGGCCCAATCTATCTCTCAAGGGGCAAAAGAGAAAATTCACTCCCTGAGTGAACACCTTAAAGAAGAAAGCCATACGCTGGTTGATCAGGCAAGAGAGCGGAGCCATGACTGGCTGGAACACATGCGGGAGCAGACCCAGACATTCAGCGAGCAGGTTGAGGATGGTATCCAGACTCTAACCGTTCAAGCCAGAGAAATTCTTGACTCTGATGAAGAGGGGGATGGGGATTCTAACCAGCCCCGCTCGTCTATGCATTCAGAGGATCCAGAGGATTTCTTTGACGCCCTGTTTAAGGATGACGAGGAACTGGACACTCCATCGGTTCCCGCTCCTCCGCCAACTCCCTCTAAAACTCCCTCTAACACTGTGGAAGTTGCCAGCCCTGCCCCGTCCCCATCTGACACGGTTTTCCCATCATCCCGTGCCTCCACAGCCAATGCTGGGGAAACTGCCGATTCATTCTTTGAAGACCTCTGGGATGACCCGCCTGCTCCCCCTCCTCCAACGATTGAAACCCCTGCTAAACTTGTGGAGCCAAATCCTGAAGTGACAGATCCTCCTCTTCCTGACCCTGTCATCCCTGATTCTGTCAATTCCATTTCTGTTGACGATGATGACGAACATTGGGTATAG
- a CDS encoding eCIS core domain-containing protein gives MRSSAIKLVHYAAKQKDGERLRSPRTIPGVRSPSTGLNNSVILQRQCACGGGCPRCQNSVQTKLTINEPGDQYEQEADRIADEVMRIPESIIQRRVESRTLPEISPSFRAVLHSSGQPLDTETRAFMEPRFGHSFNHVYIHNNPQAHEMAGILNARAFTVGHDIVFGAGQYTPGTQEGQRLVAHELTHTIQQSTLSGETPFIQRQLLPPVPIIVQPSTAVVVNAVDARQERSTAWYLPWRYTGPITNFFRGDVTMTNIASMVANVITFLNGRRMHRLNIMDHGNQSGVEIGDDWLASADDVSRFAGTLGSLRSHFASGAIVHMQNCRAGQNRDLICALAATFGATVYAGTGLQNPLLGFNLGDYVNCNPTGTFNPNSGRPATPTPPPASTYA, from the coding sequence ATGAGAAGCTCTGCTATTAAACTTGTTCACTACGCTGCTAAACAGAAGGATGGGGAGCGTTTGCGATCGCCCCGGACAATACCTGGAGTGCGATCGCCTTCTACAGGATTAAATAACTCAGTTATCTTGCAACGCCAATGTGCCTGTGGCGGGGGCTGTCCTCGCTGCCAAAATTCAGTTCAAACTAAACTGACGATTAACGAACCAGGTGATCAATATGAACAAGAGGCAGACCGCATTGCTGATGAAGTGATGCGAATACCAGAATCAATTATTCAGCGACGGGTGGAATCTAGAACTCTACCTGAAATATCCCCCAGTTTCCGTGCAGTGCTTCACTCTTCTGGACAACCCTTGGACACTGAAACACGCGCCTTCATGGAACCTCGCTTTGGTCATAGCTTCAATCATGTATATATCCACAACAATCCTCAAGCACATGAGATGGCTGGTATTCTCAATGCTCGAGCGTTTACTGTGGGACATGATATTGTTTTTGGAGCTGGACAGTACACACCTGGTACCCAGGAAGGACAGCGATTGGTTGCCCACGAGCTAACCCACACTATACAGCAGAGCACTCTATCCGGGGAGACTCCTTTCATTCAGCGGCAGCTATTACCACCTGTGCCAATCATTGTTCAACCATCTACTGCGGTAGTGGTTAATGCAGTAGACGCCAGACAGGAGAGAAGTACAGCATGGTATCTTCCCTGGCGTTACACAGGTCCCATCACCAATTTCTTTAGAGGTGATGTCACGATGACGAATATTGCCAGCATGGTTGCGAATGTAATTACCTTTTTGAATGGACGACGGATGCATCGCCTCAACATTATGGATCATGGAAATCAAAGTGGTGTGGAAATCGGCGATGATTGGTTGGCGAGTGCTGATGATGTGAGCCGCTTTGCTGGGACGCTGGGGAGCCTCCGATCTCATTTTGCATCTGGTGCCATTGTCCATATGCAGAATTGCAGAGCGGGGCAAAACCGCGATCTTATCTGTGCTCTTGCCGCAACTTTTGGAGCAACTGTTTATGCTGGAACTGGACTACAAAATCCCTTACTTGGATTTAATTTGGGCGATTATGTTAACTGTAATCCAACTGGAACTTTTAATCCAAATTCAGGTAGACCAGCAACCCCAACGCCACCTCCCGCAAGTACCTATGCATAA
- a CDS encoding ferritin-like domain-containing protein, which translates to MKVGSEEHKQLFCQWFMSSHRLYEAEQLPWPQLDGTTLERLQGIPFWDEALHTEKKAGKMLDAYAATVADPMIRAAIALQGREEARHGRVIEYLIDRYNVNLPIKPERELPANLEPAFIKFGYGECFDSFFAFGLFEIARQAGLMPEAFFTIFDPILDEEARHMVFFINWIAYKQVQEGKGWLRPFNSLWQYTGALQRRLDNLSGMTRKKKKKSSNNKGFTATGVKAFTLNLTVDRFLEVCIQENLNRMSKYDSQLLRPEFLPSLTEVAYRSLKLLPKRKSSPVVDAA; encoded by the coding sequence ATGAAAGTAGGTTCTGAAGAACATAAGCAGTTGTTTTGCCAGTGGTTCATGAGCAGTCATCGTCTGTATGAGGCTGAGCAGCTACCCTGGCCCCAGCTAGATGGCACTACCCTGGAGCGGTTGCAGGGCATCCCTTTCTGGGATGAGGCACTACATACGGAAAAGAAAGCTGGCAAAATGCTGGATGCCTACGCGGCGACGGTCGCAGATCCGATGATTCGAGCGGCGATCGCCCTCCAGGGCAGAGAAGAAGCCCGTCATGGTCGGGTGATTGAATATTTAATCGATCGCTACAATGTCAACCTGCCCATAAAGCCTGAGCGGGAACTACCAGCCAATTTAGAACCGGCCTTCATCAAATTTGGCTACGGTGAATGCTTTGACTCCTTCTTCGCCTTCGGTCTATTTGAAATTGCCCGTCAGGCAGGCTTAATGCCCGAAGCCTTCTTCACCATCTTTGACCCGATTCTGGATGAGGAAGCCCGCCATATGGTATTTTTCATCAACTGGATTGCCTACAAGCAAGTTCAGGAGGGTAAGGGCTGGTTGCGTCCGTTCAACTCCCTCTGGCAGTATACAGGTGCCCTTCAGCGCCGGCTGGATAACCTGAGCGGTATGACCAGAAAGAAAAAGAAGAAGAGCAGTAATAACAAAGGCTTCACGGCGACGGGAGTCAAAGCCTTTACCCTCAACCTGACTGTAGACAGGTTCCTGGAGGTCTGTATTCAGGAAAACCTGAACCGCATGAGCAAGTACGATAGCCAGTTGCTCCGTCCAGAGTTCTTGCCCAGCCTGACAGAAGTTGCCTATCGATCGCTCAAGCTTCTACCCAAACGGAAATCCAGTCCGGTTGTTGACGCCGCTTAA
- the hpnH gene encoding adenosyl-hopene transferase HpnH, translating to MAVHIQQAIEVGKYIVSQRLKGRKKYALTLMLEPLFRCNLACSGCGKIQHPVEILKQNLTPEECFAAAEECGAPVVAIPGGEPLLHPQIDEIVRGLVARRKFVYLCTNGILLEKSLDKFEPSPYFAFSVHLDGLREHHDRCVDRKGVFDIAVKAIKAAKARGFRVTTNTTIFEGTDPKEMQAFFDFLTELNVDGMMISPGYSYEWAPDQEHFLKREQTRALFREIMAPYRAGKKNWNFNHNPLFLDFLTGEKDYECTPWGMPSYSVLGWQKPCYLLNEGHVKTYQELLESTDWDQYGRASGNPKCQDCMVHCGYEPTAATDAMEPQNMVRALGSVLSLSR from the coding sequence ATGGCAGTTCACATTCAGCAGGCGATCGAAGTCGGTAAGTATATAGTCAGCCAGCGGCTCAAAGGACGAAAAAAATATGCCCTGACTCTGATGCTGGAACCCCTGTTCCGGTGCAATCTGGCTTGCTCTGGTTGTGGTAAAATTCAGCACCCGGTCGAAATCCTCAAGCAAAACCTGACTCCAGAAGAGTGCTTCGCCGCCGCCGAGGAATGCGGTGCGCCTGTGGTTGCCATTCCTGGTGGTGAACCCCTGTTGCATCCTCAAATTGATGAAATTGTGCGGGGTTTGGTTGCACGCCGCAAATTCGTTTACCTCTGCACCAACGGCATTCTGCTGGAGAAAAGCCTGGATAAGTTTGAACCCTCTCCCTACTTTGCCTTTAGCGTTCATCTGGATGGATTGCGAGAACACCATGACAGGTGTGTAGACCGCAAAGGGGTGTTTGATATTGCTGTTAAGGCAATCAAAGCCGCTAAAGCGAGAGGATTCAGGGTCACTACCAATACGACGATCTTCGAAGGAACTGACCCGAAAGAAATGCAGGCATTTTTCGACTTCCTCACCGAGCTGAATGTTGATGGCATGATGATTTCCCCAGGCTACAGCTACGAATGGGCACCCGACCAGGAACACTTCCTTAAGCGAGAACAGACCCGTGCTTTATTCCGGGAAATTATGGCTCCCTACAGAGCTGGTAAGAAGAACTGGAACTTTAATCACAACCCCCTGTTCCTGGACTTTCTGACTGGCGAGAAGGACTACGAATGCACCCCCTGGGGAATGCCCAGTTACAGTGTGTTGGGCTGGCAGAAGCCTTGTTATCTGCTGAATGAAGGACACGTTAAAACCTATCAGGAACTGCTGGAAAGCACAGACTGGGATCAGTATGGACGAGCCAGCGGCAACCCCAAATGCCAGGACTGCATGGTGCATTGTGGGTATGAGCCAACGGCTGCGACCGATGCCATGGAACCCCAAAATATGGTGCGGGCACTCGGTAGTGTACTGAGCTTGAGCCGATAG
- a CDS encoding helix-turn-helix domain-containing protein, with protein MAGVTSVKVKESLDELVQQLQQVETPKDKERLQVLYWLKQEKPPSIGAIAKAIGKHRNTVGRWLLQYREGGVSAMLERKVSSGGVRKIPQWAEEALAKRLKNSEHGFASYGAVQQWLAEELGVEAEYHAVYQMTRYRLQAKLKVARPQNIKQDCERRESFKKTLQMTWSC; from the coding sequence ATGGCTGGAGTCACCTCGGTTAAAGTCAAAGAAAGTCTCGATGAGCTAGTCCAACAATTGCAACAAGTGGAAACACCAAAGGACAAGGAACGCCTGCAAGTGCTGTACTGGCTCAAACAGGAAAAGCCACCCAGCATTGGTGCGATTGCCAAAGCGATCGGGAAACATCGCAATACAGTAGGGAGATGGTTATTGCAGTATCGGGAAGGTGGGGTGAGTGCCATGCTGGAACGTAAAGTGTCGTCTGGCGGTGTCCGCAAGATTCCACAATGGGCGGAAGAGGCACTGGCTAAGCGATTAAAGAACTCGGAACATGGATTTGCCAGTTATGGAGCTGTGCAACAGTGGTTAGCGGAGGAGTTGGGTGTCGAAGCGGAGTATCATGCGGTATACCAAATGACGCGCTATCGCCTCCAAGCGAAGCTGAAAGTGGCTCGTCCGCAAAATATCAAGCAGGATTGTGAACGGCGCGAATCATTTAAAAAAACCTTGCAGATGACCTGGAGTTGTTGA
- the trhO gene encoding oxygen-dependent tRNA uridine(34) hydroxylase TrhO — protein MPLIVATFYKFVKLQDFAEKQAPLLACCSQAGIKGTILLAAEGINGAIAGSREAVDAVLTFLRADPRLADLEHRESTAETFPFDRIKVRLKREIVTLGMPAIDPSQQVGTYVSPQDWNALISDPDVLTIDTRNDYEVSIGTFKGAQNPKTGSFRQFPEYVRHHLDPTKHKKIAMFCTGGIRCEKASALLLAQGFQEVYHLKGGILKYLEEIPPAESLWQGECFVFDQRVAVSHGLEAGTHEMCQSCGHPISEQNKNSPYYEAGISCPHCFADLTEAKRRRQLARQQYREWQR, from the coding sequence ATGCCCCTTATTGTTGCTACGTTTTACAAATTTGTTAAATTACAGGACTTTGCCGAAAAACAGGCCCCTCTGCTGGCTTGCTGTAGTCAGGCAGGCATTAAAGGAACGATCTTGTTAGCCGCAGAAGGGATTAATGGTGCGATCGCTGGTTCCCGGGAAGCTGTTGATGCTGTCCTTACTTTTTTGCGTGCCGATCCAAGACTGGCGGACCTGGAGCATCGAGAATCTACGGCTGAAACCTTTCCCTTCGACCGAATCAAAGTGCGCCTGAAACGGGAAATTGTGACTCTGGGTATGCCGGCCATTGATCCCAGTCAGCAAGTCGGCACCTATGTCAGTCCCCAGGACTGGAATGCGCTGATCTCGGACCCGGATGTGCTCACCATTGACACCCGTAATGACTATGAAGTAAGCATTGGCACCTTCAAAGGAGCGCAAAACCCCAAAACCGGGTCATTTCGTCAGTTTCCAGAATATGTCCGTCATCACCTGGACCCAACAAAACATAAAAAGATCGCCATGTTTTGTACCGGAGGCATTCGCTGTGAGAAAGCCTCCGCCTTGCTCCTGGCACAGGGATTTCAGGAGGTTTACCATCTCAAAGGTGGCATTCTCAAGTACCTGGAAGAAATTCCTCCTGCGGAGAGCCTCTGGCAGGGAGAATGTTTTGTATTCGACCAGCGCGTTGCCGTCAGCCACGGGCTGGAGGCTGGAACCCACGAGATGTGCCAGAGTTGTGGTCATCCCATTTCTGAGCAAAATAAAAACTCGCCCTACTATGAAGCAGGTATCTCCTGCCCCCATTGCTTTGCAGACCTGACCGAAGCAAAGCGCCGCCGCCAACTCGCCAGACAGCAGTATAGAGAATGGCAGCGGTGA
- the hpnA gene encoding hopanoid-associated sugar epimerase — MNKAFVTGGTGFVGANLVRLLLREGYPVRALVRSGSRLDNLQDLDVELVEGDLNDPNLWQQMTGCKYLFHVAAHYSLWQKDQKILYQSNVLGTRHVLAAAQKAGIERTVYTSSVAAIGVKEGGIADETYQSPVEKLIGHYKKSKYWAEQEAVKAFQQGQEIVIVNPTSPIGAWDIKPTPTGEIVLRFLRRQMPAYIDTGLNFVHVEDVAKGHLLALQKGKAGDRYILGHQNLTLKQLLEQLSAITGIHAPQRAIPAWIPLTVAQIDEHLLTKFGKLPSVPVDAVRMATQTMFYDSTKAVRELELPQTPITTALHDAVNWFVKYSYTSL; from the coding sequence GTGAACAAAGCATTTGTAACGGGTGGAACAGGGTTTGTCGGTGCCAATTTGGTGCGGTTGCTCCTTCGAGAAGGCTATCCGGTCCGCGCACTGGTTCGTTCTGGCAGTCGGTTGGATAATTTGCAAGACCTGGACGTGGAACTGGTCGAAGGAGACTTAAACGACCCCAATCTCTGGCAGCAAATGACTGGCTGCAAGTATCTCTTCCATGTGGCCGCTCACTATTCCCTCTGGCAGAAAGACCAGAAGATTTTGTATCAGAGTAATGTGTTGGGGACACGTCATGTCCTGGCAGCCGCCCAAAAAGCAGGGATTGAGCGAACGGTTTATACCAGTTCTGTGGCGGCGATCGGGGTGAAAGAAGGGGGGATTGCAGATGAAACCTACCAGAGTCCAGTCGAAAAGCTCATTGGTCACTATAAAAAGTCTAAGTACTGGGCAGAGCAGGAAGCAGTCAAGGCATTTCAGCAAGGGCAGGAGATTGTGATCGTGAATCCCACCAGCCCAATCGGGGCCTGGGACATCAAGCCAACGCCGACAGGAGAAATTGTTCTTCGCTTTTTGCGTCGCCAGATGCCTGCCTACATTGACACGGGACTAAACTTCGTCCATGTGGAGGATGTCGCAAAGGGGCATTTACTGGCTTTACAGAAGGGAAAGGCAGGCGATCGCTACATTCTGGGGCATCAAAACCTGACCCTGAAGCAACTGCTGGAGCAGCTATCTGCCATTACAGGAATTCACGCTCCCCAACGAGCTATTCCCGCCTGGATTCCGCTCACCGTTGCCCAAATTGACGAACATCTGCTGACAAAGTTCGGAAAACTTCCATCTGTTCCTGTAGATGCTGTTCGAATGGCTACTCAAACCATGTTTTACGACTCGACAAAAGCAGTCCGAGAACTGGAACTCCCCCAAACTCCCATCACGACTGCCCTACACGATGCCGTAAACTGGTTTGTAAAATATAGTTACACATCTCTATAA